A stretch of the Aphis gossypii isolate Hap1 chromosome 2, ASM2018417v2, whole genome shotgun sequence genome encodes the following:
- the LOC114121879 gene encoding cilia- and flagella- associated protein 210 isoform X2 codes for MEIFYVGHRNPSNRALLISKKEWNRLGKILTKKIDDEESIEASKRLKEMRRETSKKMVDGWDNTELNKTKKLLEQKRKALSELEVKRQQRDEEMKREALDARNRIIEKACKLKFEERDATKTFYRALLHSEVFKERAIQLKFNEAEREKRMQKDLETAQEQNKEAERYKKHRADEKQKDNELKRSKAEILLKELKERGDKRNEEQIASRESGKAELQKLAEEIEEARIKAAAEARVAKEKLQKDIADNRIMITRQNDIREMEEWEEDMVTTIMAETKKTLARARRLKEIELVEVKQLALEEMRMKSAAWPTKRNGWSESDVQDAIETQEKRYREGERKKRELANRKIKHVEIGKKLWEEEICRRREQSEQDLRSEMYRREREKRLLTEFVDLRRRMQFENAKQFREELDKQCDDKRITLMANRQADIDRHEAFERQWQREDEEFLKYAKNVIEKKKLVGNPVAPLLNTVKDYLEKNNLCVDKDNKISKKIAKGPIYTSRIIRHVE; via the exons ATGGAAATTTTTTACGTTGGTCACCGAAATCCTAGTAATCGTGCACTTTTAATATCCAAGAAAGAATGGAACAGATTgggaaaaattttaacaaaaaaaattgacgatGAGGAATCAATAGAAGCCAGCAAGCGACTAAAAGAAATGCGTCGAGAAACGTCAAAAAAAATGGTAGATGGTTGGGACAACACAGAACTG AACAAGACCAAAAAACTATTGGAACAAAAACGAAAGGCGCTTTCTGAGTTGGAAGTCAAGCGGCAGCAGAGGGATGAGGAGATGAAGAGAGAAGCATTAGATGCCAGAAACAGGATCATCGAGAAAGCATGCAAATTGAAATTCGAAGAGAGAGATGCGACGAAAACATTCTATAGAGCTTTGCTACATTCTGaa GTGTTCAAAGAGAGGGCGATACAATTAAAGTTTAACGAAGCTGAGAGGGAGAAAAGGATGCAAAAGGACCTCGAGACGGCTCAAGAACAAAACAAGGAAGCGGAACGGTACAAAAAACACCGAGCAGacgaaaaacaaaaagatAATGAACTAAAAAGATCTAAAGCcgaaattttgttaaaaga GCTGAAGGAACGCGGGGATAAGAGAAACGAAGAACAGATTGCGTCTCGTGAGTCTGGTAAGGCAGAACTACAAAAACTCGCCGAAGAAATCGAGGAAGCCCGAATAAAGGCCGCTGCCGAG GCACGGGTAGCGAAGGAAAAACTTCAAAAGGACATAGCAGACAACCGCATAATGATAACCAGACAAAACGACATACGTGAGATGGAAGAATGGGAGGAGGACATGGTTACTACCATCATGGCTGAAACAAAAAAGACTTTAGCCAGAGCACGGAGGTTAAAAGAAATAGAA CTGGTGGAAGTCAAACAATTGGCGTTGGAGGAGATGAGAATGAAATCGGCGGCTTGGCCGACGAAGCGAAATGGATGGTCAGAGTCTGACGTGCAGGACGCTATTGAAACTCAGGAAAAACG GTATCGAGAAGGGGAGCGCAAAAAGAGAGAGCTTGCCAATAGGAAAATAAAACACGTGGAGATTGGCAAAAAACTATGGGAAGAGGAGATCTGTAGGCGACGAGAGCAATCGGAACAGGACCTTCGATCGGAGATGTACAGACGCGAACGCGAAAAAAGGTTGCTGACAGAGTTTGTGGACTTGCGTAGGCGAATGCAATTCGAAAACGCTAAACAATTTCGTGAGGAGCTTGATAAACAGTGT GACGATAAAAGGATTACATTAATGGCCAATAGACAGGCTGATATAGATCGCCACGAAGCATTTGAACGTCAGTGGCAAAGAGAAGATGAAGAATTCCTCAAGTATGCTAAAAATGTGATTGAGAAAAAGAAATTAGTTGGAAATCCAGTTGCGCCACTACTTAACACGGTGAaa gaTTACCTTGaaaagaataacttatgtGTAGACAAGGACAATaagatatcaaaaaaaattgcaaaaggTCCAATCTATACGTCAAGAATAATACGCCATGttgagtaa
- the LOC114121879 gene encoding cilia- and flagella- associated protein 210 isoform X1, with protein MEIFYVGHRNPSNRALLISKKEWNRLGKILTKKIDDEESIEASKRLKEMRRETSKKMVDGWDNTELNKTKKLLEQKRKALSELEVKRQQRDEEMKREALDARNRIIEKACKLKFEERDATKTFYRALLHSEVFKERAIQLKFNEAEREKRMQKDLETAQEQNKEAERYKKHRADEKQKDNELKRSKAEILLKELKERGDKRNEEQIASRESGKAELQKLAEEIEEARIKAAAEARVAKEKLQKDIADNRIMITRQNDIREMEEWEEDMVTTIMAETKKTLARARRLKEIELVEVKQLALEEMRMKSAAWPTKRNGWSESDVQDAIETQEKRQRSSFVIGFLFLALIPSTYRRYREGERKKRELANRKIKHVEIGKKLWEEEICRRREQSEQDLRSEMYRREREKRLLTEFVDLRRRMQFENAKQFREELDKQCDDKRITLMANRQADIDRHEAFERQWQREDEEFLKYAKNVIEKKKLVGNPVAPLLNTVKDYLEKNNLCVDKDNKISKKIAKGPIYTSRIIRHVE; from the exons ATGGAAATTTTTTACGTTGGTCACCGAAATCCTAGTAATCGTGCACTTTTAATATCCAAGAAAGAATGGAACAGATTgggaaaaattttaacaaaaaaaattgacgatGAGGAATCAATAGAAGCCAGCAAGCGACTAAAAGAAATGCGTCGAGAAACGTCAAAAAAAATGGTAGATGGTTGGGACAACACAGAACTG AACAAGACCAAAAAACTATTGGAACAAAAACGAAAGGCGCTTTCTGAGTTGGAAGTCAAGCGGCAGCAGAGGGATGAGGAGATGAAGAGAGAAGCATTAGATGCCAGAAACAGGATCATCGAGAAAGCATGCAAATTGAAATTCGAAGAGAGAGATGCGACGAAAACATTCTATAGAGCTTTGCTACATTCTGaa GTGTTCAAAGAGAGGGCGATACAATTAAAGTTTAACGAAGCTGAGAGGGAGAAAAGGATGCAAAAGGACCTCGAGACGGCTCAAGAACAAAACAAGGAAGCGGAACGGTACAAAAAACACCGAGCAGacgaaaaacaaaaagatAATGAACTAAAAAGATCTAAAGCcgaaattttgttaaaaga GCTGAAGGAACGCGGGGATAAGAGAAACGAAGAACAGATTGCGTCTCGTGAGTCTGGTAAGGCAGAACTACAAAAACTCGCCGAAGAAATCGAGGAAGCCCGAATAAAGGCCGCTGCCGAG GCACGGGTAGCGAAGGAAAAACTTCAAAAGGACATAGCAGACAACCGCATAATGATAACCAGACAAAACGACATACGTGAGATGGAAGAATGGGAGGAGGACATGGTTACTACCATCATGGCTGAAACAAAAAAGACTTTAGCCAGAGCACGGAGGTTAAAAGAAATAGAA CTGGTGGAAGTCAAACAATTGGCGTTGGAGGAGATGAGAATGAAATCGGCGGCTTGGCCGACGAAGCGAAATGGATGGTCAGAGTCTGACGTGCAGGACGCTATTGAAACTCAGGAAAAACG GCAACGGTCGTCCTTTGTCAtcggttttttgtttttggcaCTCATACCGTCCACTTACCGCAGGTATCGAGAAGGGGAGCGCAAAAAGAGAGAGCTTGCCAATAGGAAAATAAAACACGTGGAGATTGGCAAAAAACTATGGGAAGAGGAGATCTGTAGGCGACGAGAGCAATCGGAACAGGACCTTCGATCGGAGATGTACAGACGCGAACGCGAAAAAAGGTTGCTGACAGAGTTTGTGGACTTGCGTAGGCGAATGCAATTCGAAAACGCTAAACAATTTCGTGAGGAGCTTGATAAACAGTGT GACGATAAAAGGATTACATTAATGGCCAATAGACAGGCTGATATAGATCGCCACGAAGCATTTGAACGTCAGTGGCAAAGAGAAGATGAAGAATTCCTCAAGTATGCTAAAAATGTGATTGAGAAAAAGAAATTAGTTGGAAATCCAGTTGCGCCACTACTTAACACGGTGAaa gaTTACCTTGaaaagaataacttatgtGTAGACAAGGACAATaagatatcaaaaaaaattgcaaaaggTCCAATCTATACGTCAAGAATAATACGCCATGttgagtaa
- the LOC114121879 gene encoding trichohyalin isoform X4: MIITVLLKLNVFKERAIQLKFNEAEREKRMQKDLETAQEQNKEAERYKKHRADEKQKDNELKRSKAEILLKELKERGDKRNEEQIASRESGKAELQKLAEEIEEARIKAAAEARVAKEKLQKDIADNRIMITRQNDIREMEEWEEDMVTTIMAETKKTLARARRLKEIELVEVKQLALEEMRMKSAAWPTKRNGWSESDVQDAIETQEKRQRSSFVIGFLFLALIPSTYRRYREGERKKRELANRKIKHVEIGKKLWEEEICRRREQSEQDLRSEMYRREREKRLLTEFVDLRRRMQFENAKQFREELDKQCDDKRITLMANRQADIDRHEAFERQWQREDEEFLKYAKNVIEKKKLVGNPVAPLLNTVKDYLEKNNLCVDKDNKISKKIAKGPIYTSRIIRHVE; the protein is encoded by the exons atGATCATTAccgtattattaaaactaaac GTGTTCAAAGAGAGGGCGATACAATTAAAGTTTAACGAAGCTGAGAGGGAGAAAAGGATGCAAAAGGACCTCGAGACGGCTCAAGAACAAAACAAGGAAGCGGAACGGTACAAAAAACACCGAGCAGacgaaaaacaaaaagatAATGAACTAAAAAGATCTAAAGCcgaaattttgttaaaaga GCTGAAGGAACGCGGGGATAAGAGAAACGAAGAACAGATTGCGTCTCGTGAGTCTGGTAAGGCAGAACTACAAAAACTCGCCGAAGAAATCGAGGAAGCCCGAATAAAGGCCGCTGCCGAG GCACGGGTAGCGAAGGAAAAACTTCAAAAGGACATAGCAGACAACCGCATAATGATAACCAGACAAAACGACATACGTGAGATGGAAGAATGGGAGGAGGACATGGTTACTACCATCATGGCTGAAACAAAAAAGACTTTAGCCAGAGCACGGAGGTTAAAAGAAATAGAA CTGGTGGAAGTCAAACAATTGGCGTTGGAGGAGATGAGAATGAAATCGGCGGCTTGGCCGACGAAGCGAAATGGATGGTCAGAGTCTGACGTGCAGGACGCTATTGAAACTCAGGAAAAACG GCAACGGTCGTCCTTTGTCAtcggttttttgtttttggcaCTCATACCGTCCACTTACCGCAGGTATCGAGAAGGGGAGCGCAAAAAGAGAGAGCTTGCCAATAGGAAAATAAAACACGTGGAGATTGGCAAAAAACTATGGGAAGAGGAGATCTGTAGGCGACGAGAGCAATCGGAACAGGACCTTCGATCGGAGATGTACAGACGCGAACGCGAAAAAAGGTTGCTGACAGAGTTTGTGGACTTGCGTAGGCGAATGCAATTCGAAAACGCTAAACAATTTCGTGAGGAGCTTGATAAACAGTGT GACGATAAAAGGATTACATTAATGGCCAATAGACAGGCTGATATAGATCGCCACGAAGCATTTGAACGTCAGTGGCAAAGAGAAGATGAAGAATTCCTCAAGTATGCTAAAAATGTGATTGAGAAAAAGAAATTAGTTGGAAATCCAGTTGCGCCACTACTTAACACGGTGAaa gaTTACCTTGaaaagaataacttatgtGTAGACAAGGACAATaagatatcaaaaaaaattgcaaaaggTCCAATCTATACGTCAAGAATAATACGCCATGttgagtaa
- the LOC114121884 gene encoding calponin homology domain-containing protein DDB_G0272472-like, translating to MHAINVGDNSSKTHALLIPKNEWIRLNKILTKKDDDRAMVEMMKRLRDERQATSKAITESWETTVLNKRKKELENKQKLIAINEARQLKRDEIIKQKILERRNAIVEKALLKKWSDRDSTKAITRAVHKMEVLRERNLQIVFNKAERAKELEANRLLKIEQNLDAERYKKDRWEEKMKQAETKKANAGFFLKELKKREDIKRDDDIELKEKGKAELRRIANEIKKDNENKRAKVLATRENLINHLNENRKIVDENNKQRQLKDEEENVIVSIMADAKKKMAKTRKLKEIEILKKKQTLLEKMIETSKKKDNYNNNKNNEIALQNYEEKEQKYQREEQEKNDLKKKREKDFEDNKKILDEEMKKEKERLTLSHQWELERRLRETEMLHSLEESQRLEKNRKINSFRENLNLQCENNRAATRANKQVDLEQYNAHINLWQQQDEEFMTYTNNLIAKYQKAGISVIPLIFAIENYKKNNKLLINAAVNRKSEVNF from the exons atgcatgcTATTAACGTGGGAGATAACAGTTCAAAAACACACGCGCTTTTAATTCCAAAAAATGAATGGATACGACTAAATAAGATTTTGACTAAAAAGGACGATGATAGAGCTATGGTTGAGATGATGAAGCGATTGAGAGACGAACGGCAAGCTACATCCAAAGCCATAACCGAATCATGGGAAACCACTGTATTA AACAAACGAAAGAaagaattagaaaataaacaaaaattaatagccATTAATGAAGCCAGACAACTAAAAAGAGacgaaattataaaacaaaagatTTTGGAGCGCAGAAATGCTATTGTAGAAAAGGCCTTGTTGAAAAAATGGTCGGATAGAGATTCAACGAAAGCAATAACCAGAGCAGTGCACAAGATGGAG GTACTCAGAGAaagaaatttacaaattgtatttaataaggCGGAGAGAGCGAAAGAACTGGAAGCAAATCGTTTATTAAAGATAGAACAAAATTTAGATGCTGAACGATATAAGAAAGATCGATGGGAAGAAAAAATGAAGCAAGCTGAAACTAAAAAAGCTAATGCTGGTTTCTTCCTAAAAGA attaaaaaaacgaGAAGATATAAAGCGTGACGatgatattgaattaaaagaaaaaggtAAAGCTGAATTACGAAGAATTGCAAATGAAATTAAGAAAGACAATGAGAATAAAAGAGCAAAA GTTTTAGCAACcagagaaaatttaataaatcacttaaatgaaaatagaaaaatcgtGGATGAAAACAATAAGCAGCGTCAATTAAAAGATGAAGAAGAAAATGTAATAGTTTCTATAATGGCCGATGCAAAAAAGAAAATGGCTAAAACAAGAAAACTGAAAGAAAtagaa attttaaaaaaaaaacaaacattactAGAGAAGATGATTGAAACTTCTAAGAAAAAagacaattataataacaataaaaataatgagattGCACTTCAGAACTATGAAGAGAAAGAGCAGAA gtATCAAAGAGaagaacaagaaaaaaatgatttaaagaaaaaaagagaaaaagaTTTTGAAGACAATAAGAAGATCTTGGATGAAGAAATGAAAAAGGAAAAAGAACGTTTAACACTGAGTCATCAGTGGGAACTAGAAAGGCGCCTACGTGAGACTGAGATGTTACATTCCCTTGAAGAGTCACAGAgactagaaaaaaatagaaagatAAACAGTTTTCGAGAAAATCTCAACTTACAATGT GAAAATAATAGAGCAGCTACAAGAGCTAACAAACAGGTAGATCTAGAACAATATAATGCACACATAAACTTATGGCAGCAACAGGACGAGGAGTTTATGACGTACACTAATAATCTGATAGCTAAGTATCAAAAAGCTGGGATATCTGTGATACCTCTcatatttgccatagag aattataagaaaaacaacAAACTATTGATAAATGCAGCAGTCAACAGGAAGTCCGAAGTAAATTTCtaa
- the LOC114121890 gene encoding spermidine synthase-like, with protein sequence MDHLQHGWFTESDTWPGAGLSLQVEKVLHKEKSPYQDIMVLQTKSFGKALILDNIIQCTEYDEFTYQEMISFLPLCSHPNPERVLVVGGGDGGVAREAVKHPKVLSVDVVEIDERVVKLSEQFLPFMACGFKHDKVTLHIEDGFEFMKNNVQQFDVIITDSSDPVGPNESLFQKTYIESLKRSLKPGGIICSQVGSIWIKEDQDTMNRLSKDCSANFKKVTLATISIPSYPTGNISFILATDNELVNFRVPAYSFTLEELNKYKLKHYSPDLHSASFSIPRFACMAIPHLNC encoded by the exons ATGGATCACTTACAACATGGTTGGTTCACTGAGTCCGATACATGGCCAGGTGCTGGACTTTCATTACAAGTAGAAAAAGTACTTCACAAAGAAAAATCCCCGTACCAAGATATCATGGTATTACAAAC aaaatcatTTGGAAAAGCTTTAATTTtggataatataattcaatgtaCAGAATATGATGAGTTTACATATCAAGAGATGATAAGTTTCTTGCCACTTTGTAGCCATCCTAATCCAGAAAGAGTTTTAGTGGTGGGTGGTGGTGATGGTGGTGTTGCACGTGAAGCTGTTAAACATCCAAAAGTTCTTAGCGTTGATGTTGTTGAAATTGATGAACGAGTAGTGAAACTTTCAGAAcaatttttaccatttatGGCTTGTGGTTTTAAGCATGATAAGGTGACACTACATATTGAAGATGGATTTGagtttatgaaaaacaatGTCCAACAATTTGATGTCATTATTACGGACTCGTCAGACCCTGTTG gtcCGAATGAGTCATTATTTCAGAAAACTTATATTGAATCATTGAAAAGATCTTTAAAACCTGGTGGTATCATATGTTCCCAAGTCGGATCAATTTGGATTAAAGAAGATCAGGATACAATGAATAGATTGTCCAAAGATTGTTCCGCAAACTTTAAAAAGGTCACTCTAGCCACTATATCTATCCCATCTTACCCAACTGGAAACATCAGTTTCATTTTAGCTACAGACAAtgag CTAGTAAATTTCAGGGTACCAGCATATAGTTTCACACTTGAAGAACTTAATAAGTACAAACTAAAGCATTACTCACCAGATTTACATTCTGCTTCATTTAGTATTCCTAGATTTGCTTGTATGGCTATTCCACAtcttaattgttaa
- the LOC114121879 gene encoding trichohyalin isoform X3, giving the protein MEIFYVGHRNPSNRALLISKKEWNRLGKILTKKIDDEESIEASKRLKEMRRETSKKMVDGWDNTELNKTKKLLEQKRKALSELEVKRQQRDEEMKREALDARNRIIEKACKLKFEERDATKTFYRALLHSEVFKERAIQLKFNEAEREKRMQKDLETAQEQNKEAERYKKHRADEKQKDNELKRSKAEILLKELKERGDKRNEEQIASRESGKAELQKLAEEIEEARIKAAAEARVAKEKLQKDIADNRIMITRQNDIREMEEWEEDMVTTIMAETKKTLARARRLKEIELVEVKQLALEEMRMKSAAWPTKRNGWSESDVQDAIETQEKRQRSSFVIGFLFLALIPSTYRRYREGERKKRELANRKIKHVEIGKKLWEEEICRRREQSEQDLRSEMYRREREKRLLTEFVDLRRRMQFENAKQFREELDKQCFNRCNVVFLVSWIKLNLQIARHGYYNIVLLQCVYCLSRR; this is encoded by the exons ATGGAAATTTTTTACGTTGGTCACCGAAATCCTAGTAATCGTGCACTTTTAATATCCAAGAAAGAATGGAACAGATTgggaaaaattttaacaaaaaaaattgacgatGAGGAATCAATAGAAGCCAGCAAGCGACTAAAAGAAATGCGTCGAGAAACGTCAAAAAAAATGGTAGATGGTTGGGACAACACAGAACTG AACAAGACCAAAAAACTATTGGAACAAAAACGAAAGGCGCTTTCTGAGTTGGAAGTCAAGCGGCAGCAGAGGGATGAGGAGATGAAGAGAGAAGCATTAGATGCCAGAAACAGGATCATCGAGAAAGCATGCAAATTGAAATTCGAAGAGAGAGATGCGACGAAAACATTCTATAGAGCTTTGCTACATTCTGaa GTGTTCAAAGAGAGGGCGATACAATTAAAGTTTAACGAAGCTGAGAGGGAGAAAAGGATGCAAAAGGACCTCGAGACGGCTCAAGAACAAAACAAGGAAGCGGAACGGTACAAAAAACACCGAGCAGacgaaaaacaaaaagatAATGAACTAAAAAGATCTAAAGCcgaaattttgttaaaaga GCTGAAGGAACGCGGGGATAAGAGAAACGAAGAACAGATTGCGTCTCGTGAGTCTGGTAAGGCAGAACTACAAAAACTCGCCGAAGAAATCGAGGAAGCCCGAATAAAGGCCGCTGCCGAG GCACGGGTAGCGAAGGAAAAACTTCAAAAGGACATAGCAGACAACCGCATAATGATAACCAGACAAAACGACATACGTGAGATGGAAGAATGGGAGGAGGACATGGTTACTACCATCATGGCTGAAACAAAAAAGACTTTAGCCAGAGCACGGAGGTTAAAAGAAATAGAA CTGGTGGAAGTCAAACAATTGGCGTTGGAGGAGATGAGAATGAAATCGGCGGCTTGGCCGACGAAGCGAAATGGATGGTCAGAGTCTGACGTGCAGGACGCTATTGAAACTCAGGAAAAACG GCAACGGTCGTCCTTTGTCAtcggttttttgtttttggcaCTCATACCGTCCACTTACCGCAGGTATCGAGAAGGGGAGCGCAAAAAGAGAGAGCTTGCCAATAGGAAAATAAAACACGTGGAGATTGGCAAAAAACTATGGGAAGAGGAGATCTGTAGGCGACGAGAGCAATCGGAACAGGACCTTCGATCGGAGATGTACAGACGCGAACGCGAAAAAAGGTTGCTGACAGAGTTTGTGGACTTGCGTAGGCGAATGCAATTCGAAAACGCTAAACAATTTCGTGAGGAGCTTGATAAACAGTGT TTCAACCGTTGTAATGTTGTGTTTCTCGTTTCGTGGATCAAgcttaatttacaaatagcCCGACatgggtattataatatagtactgtTACAATGTGTCTACTGTCTATCTA GACGATAA